The Orrella daihaiensis genome contains the following window.
CCAGACGACCCAGACGCTCTATGAGGCATTGCTGAGCGGGTCGGGTCATTGGCCCTTGCGTCTGTTGTTTGTGCTGTGGGCCTTGACGCTGGCGGGCCTGGTGAGCAGGCTGGCGGCAAGCACTCGCACCAGTGTCGCCGCAGCGCGTCTGTTGAAACTCTCGTTGTTTGCGGCACCGCTTATGTGGCTACTCGTTTATTGGCAGCTGTTTGGCAAGGCCAATCTGTCTCAATTAGCTGGATTGCCGGTCAAGGACCTGGTATCCATGCAGCCGCTTGTGGCTTTAGGGTTTGGTCTGGTGTTGGTGGTGATGGTGTTGGGCGCGGCGGTTTGGCTGCTGTGGCGGTACATCAATCGCCTTGATGAACTGGCGCGAGCCAACACAGCGATGGAGGCAACATGATTGACTCTTTGTCCGCTTCCATGGGTCTGGCTGCCACTGACCCGGTGTTCTGGATGCCGTTGGCCTTGATGTTGTTGGTCACGGTGCTGCTACTGGGGTTGCTGCTGCTTGATGGTATTGCGCTAGGTACTGGATTGCTGTTGCCTTGGGTCAGCGCTGAGCGGCGTGCCTTGTTGCTTGATTTGATTGCTCCCTGGCAGGCGGCTAACGAGCGCTGGTTGCCGATCATGTTAGGCGTGTCAATCGCAGGGTTCCCTATTGCCTGGTCGGTGATGATTGAAGGCTTGTACGTGCCATTTTTGATGCTGGTTTGCGGTGCGCTGTTGCGCAGCATTGCCATGCGACTTGCACGACACGTCTGGTTATATGGCCTGGGCAGTTTGCTTGGCGCTTTGGGGTTTGGCTTGGTGCTGGCAGCTTACGTCACAGGCCAACGGTTTCATTGGTCATTTGTGGCGTTTGATTTGGTGGTGAGCTTGGCGATGGTGGCCGCGTTTGCGCTCTTGGCTGCAAGTTGGCTCGTGATCAAACTTCAGGGTGAGTTAGCTAACCGGTTGGCCAAGCTCGCGGCCGCCGCTGCGCGCTGGACTGCTGCCGGCATGGTGGCCCTGTCGTTCATGTTGGCACTAGCCAATCCAGCTATTTTCTATAAATGGACCCATGGCAATAATCTGGAGATGGCTGGCGTTTGGTGGCTGGTCATGTTGGTGGCGTTTGTGTGGCTGGATCGTTTGTTGCGTAGCTGGGAGCACCACCATGCGCAATCCCTGCGCGTGCCCGTGTTTCTAAGCTGGTTGTTGCTGGCCCTGATGTTTGCGGGTGTGGTCTACAGTATTTTTCCGTTTCTGGTGCTCGATGAATTAACACTTTGGGATGCGGCTGCACCGGTAGCACCGTTGTCGCTGGTGGCCTTGGCTGCTGGTGTTATCGCCGTGGTGGGTTTGGCCGCACAGGTTTGGGACTATCGTCGTTTATTGGCTGTGGAATCCGGAACACAGAGACAGTGAACATGACCCAGACTGTCGATGGCGGTTTAATGGTGTCTAGCGCTCGCAGCGCCCCTGAAAAGGTACTTGGGCGTGTGTTTGGCCATCAGGCATTTCGCATGCAGCAAGCTCAAGTGATCGAGCACGTCATGGCCGGTGGCGATGCGCTGGTGTTAATGCCCACCGGTGGTGGCAAATCGCTTTGCTACCAAGTACCAGCGCTGCTGTTGGATGGCACCGCTGTGGTCGTTTCTCCTTTGATTGCCTTGATGCATGATCAAGTCCAAGCCTTGCGCGCACGTGGCGTGCGCGCGGCAAGCTTGAATTCGACCTTGACTCACGAGCAAAGCAAAGGGGTAGAGCAGTCTTTGTCTGCTGGCGAGTTGGATCTCTTGTACGTAGCGCCAGAAAGACTGGTGAGGCCACGATTGATGCAATTACTAAAAAACATCAAGGTCAGTCTCCTTGCGATTGATGAGGCACATTGTGTATCGCAATGGGGGCATGATTTCCGGCCAGAGTACCTGG
Protein-coding sequences here:
- a CDS encoding cytochrome d ubiquinol oxidase subunit II encodes the protein MIDSLSASMGLAATDPVFWMPLALMLLVTVLLLGLLLLDGIALGTGLLLPWVSAERRALLLDLIAPWQAANERWLPIMLGVSIAGFPIAWSVMIEGLYVPFLMLVCGALLRSIAMRLARHVWLYGLGSLLGALGFGLVLAAYVTGQRFHWSFVAFDLVVSLAMVAAFALLAASWLVIKLQGELANRLAKLAAAAARWTAAGMVALSFMLALANPAIFYKWTHGNNLEMAGVWWLVMLVAFVWLDRLLRSWEHHHAQSLRVPVFLSWLLLALMFAGVVYSIFPFLVLDELTLWDAAAPVAPLSLVALAAGVIAVVGLAAQVWDYRRLLAVESGTQRQ